One Coregonus clupeaformis isolate EN_2021a chromosome 33, ASM2061545v1, whole genome shotgun sequence DNA window includes the following coding sequences:
- the LOC121548563 gene encoding potassium channel subfamily K member 10: MKFPTENPRKPGHPNPPPVAPQTNLFPQKKVQSGMMSASLVQASVATMQNPMGCTVPRLSPSRPASMVASMEAVGEDGSPLFTVMKWKTVVAVFVVVVAYLVGGGLVFRALEQPFESNQKVTITAEKAAFLQKHPCVSPAELEALIKHSVDAVNAGVSPIGDTSYNSSHWDLGSAFFFAGTVITTIGYGNIAPSTEGGKIFCILYAIFGIPLFGFLLAGVGDQLGTIFVKSIAKVEKMFRRKHNQISQTKIRVASTLLFILAGCILFVSIPAVIFKHIEGWTGLEAIYFVVITLTTIGIGDYVAGGDRRVEYRNWYRPLVWFWILVGLAYFAAVLSMIGDWLRVLSKKTKEEVGEIKAHAAEWKANVRAEFRETRRRLSVEVSDKLQRAATIRSMERRQLGLDQRAVSMDMLSPERRAAFNSLDTNPYKTSSQESIDTKLNNLRLRGAECDPHRSNNVASSEDNIFNRLGSITKMAKRNKNRELKKNIPDELRCRPYSTPPMEMGERKEEEEEEEEENEGLDKEFNTSLSDLPLFVEVCKPQNGFTVPFIPLQTKEKETEEETLDLEEKELHIQMDP; encoded by the exons ATGAAATTTCCCACAGAGAACCCAAGAAAACCAGGGCACCCCAACCCTCCGCCAG TGGCGCCCCAGACCAACCTGTTCCCCCAAAAGAAGGTCCAGTCAGGCATGATGAGTGCCAGCCTGGTGCAGGCCAGTGTGGCCACCATGCAGAACCCCATGGGCTGCACCGTTCCCCGGCTCTCTCCGTCACGGCCCGCCAGCATGGTGGCCAGCATGGAGGCGGTGGGTGAGGACGGCTCGCCGCTTTTCACCGTCATGAAGTGGAAGACAGTAGTGGCGGTGTTCGTGGTCGTGGTGGCCTATCTGGTCGGGGGAGGTTTGGTGTTCCGGGCCCTGGAGCAACCATTCGAGAGCAACCAGAAGGTGACCATCACTGCGGAGAAGGCGGCATTCCTGCAGAAACACCCCTGTGTCTCACCGGCAGAGCTGGAGGCGCTCATCAAG CACTCAGTAGATGCTGTGAATGCTGGGGTCAGCCCGATAGGAGACACATCCTATAACTCCAGTCACTGGGACCTGGGCAGTGCCTTCTTCTTCGCTGGAACGGTCATCACAACCATAG GGTACGGTAACATTGCCCCCAGCACAGAGGGTGGGAAGATTTTCTGTATCCTGTATGCAATATTTGGCATCCCTTTGTTTGGGTTCCTGCTAGCCGGTGTGGGGGACCAGCTAGGGACCATATTCGTGAAAAGCATCGCCAAGGTGGAGAAAATGTTCAGA cGCAAACACAATCAGATCAGCCAGACAAAGATCCGAGTGGCCTCCACGTTACTCTTCATCCTGGCGGGCTGCATCCTCTTCGTCAGCATTCCTGCGGTCATCTTCAAACACATAGAAGGCTGGACGGGACTGGAGGCCATCTACTTTGTAGTCATCACTCTGACAACTATTGGAATAGGAGACTATGTGGCAG GAGGGGACCGGAGGGTGGAGTATCGTAATTGGTATAGACCACTGGTGTGGTTCTGGATCCTGGTGGGTTTGGCCTATTTCGCCGCTGTACTGAGTATGATCGGTGACTGGCTGAGGGTTCTGTCCAAGAAGACAAAAGAGGAG GTTGGAGAGATCAAGGCCCACGCAGCTGAGTGGAAGGCCAACGTACGCGCCGAGTTCCGGGAGACGCGGCGGCGCCTGAGCGTGGAGGTCAGCGACAAGCTCCAGCGGGCCGCCACCATCCGTAGCATGGAGCGCCGTCAGCTGGGCCTGGACCAGCGGGCCGTCTCCATGGACATGCTCTCCCCGGAACGCCGTGCCGCCTTCAACAGCCTGGACACCAACCCCTACAAGACCTCGTCGCAGGAGAGCATCGATACCAAGCTCAACAACCTGCGTCTGAGAGGGGCCGAGTGTGATCCGCACCGGTCCAACAACGTGGCCTCCTCGGAGGACAACATCTTTAATCGCCTGGGCTCCATCACCAAGATGGCCAAGAGGAACAAGAACCGCGAGCTGAAGAAGAATATCCCAGATGAGCTACGATGCAGGCCCTATAGTACTCCGCCCATGGAAatgggggagaggaaggaggaagaggaagaggaagaggaggaaaatgAGGGGTTAGACAAAGAGTTCAACACCAGCCTGTCCGATCTGCCGCTGTTCGTCGAAGTGTGCAAGCCCCAGAATGGTTTCACAGTACCGTTCATACCACTACAGACCAAAGAAAAAGAAACTGAGGAGGAGACACTTGACCTTGAAGAAAAAGAGCTGCATATCCAGATGGATCCTTAA